In the genome of Bradyrhizobium arachidis, one region contains:
- a CDS encoding sialic acid TRAP transporter substrate-binding protein SiaP, with product MVLAASVAAMVAATSSGMAQTKLKWAHVYETSEPFHSASVWAAQEIGKRTNGRYQIDVYPASQLGKEADINQGLSLGSVDIIISGSSFAAKSFPPIGVTYYPYTFRDADHLLAYTKSDIFRELAKGYEDKSGHHIIAVTYYGVRQTSSNKPIKSCADLKGLKMRVPDVPAYLAMPRACGANTAPIAFAEVYLALQNGTVEAQENPLTTIEAKKFYEVQKHIVLTGHIVDHLNTVVAGALWKKLSDEDKKIFTDVAQEAAAKATAEIKQNEAKLVAFFKEKGLTVTEVDKNEFRDIVLKNVPFETFGYRKADWERIQDVK from the coding sequence ATGGTGCTGGCGGCTTCGGTCGCGGCGATGGTCGCGGCGACCAGTTCCGGCATGGCGCAGACCAAGCTCAAATGGGCCCATGTCTACGAGACCTCGGAGCCGTTCCATAGCGCGTCAGTGTGGGCCGCGCAGGAGATCGGCAAGCGCACCAACGGGCGCTACCAGATCGACGTCTATCCGGCGTCGCAGCTCGGCAAAGAGGCCGACATCAACCAGGGCCTCTCGCTCGGCTCGGTCGATATCATCATCTCCGGCTCGAGCTTCGCGGCCAAGAGCTTTCCGCCGATCGGGGTGACCTACTATCCCTACACTTTCCGCGATGCCGATCATCTGCTTGCCTACACCAAGAGCGACATCTTTAGGGAGCTCGCCAAGGGCTATGAGGACAAGAGCGGCCACCACATCATCGCGGTGACCTATTATGGCGTGCGCCAGACCTCGTCGAACAAGCCGATCAAGAGCTGCGCCGACCTCAAGGGCCTGAAGATGCGCGTGCCTGACGTGCCGGCTTATCTGGCCATGCCGCGCGCCTGCGGCGCCAACACCGCGCCGATCGCCTTCGCCGAAGTCTATCTCGCGCTGCAGAACGGCACGGTCGAGGCGCAGGAGAACCCGCTGACCACGATCGAGGCCAAGAAGTTCTACGAGGTGCAGAAGCACATCGTGCTCACCGGCCACATCGTCGACCACCTCAACACGGTGGTGGCGGGCGCGCTCTGGAAGAAGCTCTCCGACGAAGACAAGAAGATCTTCACCGACGTCGCGCAGGAGGCCGCTGCGAAGGCGACCGCCGAGATCAAGCAGAACGAGGCCAAGCTGGTCGCCTTCTTCAAGGAGAAGGGCCTGACCGTGACCGAGGTCGACAAGAACGAATTCCGCGACATCGTGCTGAAGAACGTTCCGTTCGAGACCTTTGGCTATCGCAAGGCCGACTGGGAACGGATTCAGGACGTCAAATAG
- the uxuA gene encoding mannonate dehydratase: MLEGWRWYGPDDPVSLDDVRQAGASDIVSALHQVPIGEAWTRKAVEERKNFIENGQPGRSQLTWSVVESIPIPDDVKRLGAKATKSIEAWIASLEAVAASGIKIICYNFMPVVDWCRTDLEWELPNGARAMRFDQDRFAAFELHILERPAAAQEYSPEQQARAKALFEKMSQADIDYLVMVIASALPGSTTEPMTIPQFRDRLETYRDITPKILRQHLAEFLARVAPVAEQLGVSLTLHPDDPPRPLFGLPRIASSADDYQALFDAVPSKANGICLCTGSLGVRAENNLPEMAERFGPRIAFAHLRATKREADGLSFYESDHLDGDVDMVAVLKALLKENARRAPDKRIVFRPDHGHRMLDDLAATKRTNPGYTAIGRLRGLAELRGAIRAIEHR; the protein is encoded by the coding sequence ATGCTCGAAGGATGGCGCTGGTACGGTCCGGATGATCCGGTGTCCTTGGATGACGTCAGGCAGGCCGGGGCGAGCGACATCGTCTCGGCGCTGCATCAGGTGCCGATCGGGGAGGCCTGGACGCGCAAGGCGGTCGAGGAGCGCAAGAATTTCATCGAGAACGGCCAGCCCGGCCGCTCGCAATTGACCTGGTCGGTGGTGGAATCGATTCCGATCCCTGACGACGTCAAGCGGCTCGGGGCTAAGGCGACCAAATCCATCGAAGCGTGGATCGCTAGCCTGGAGGCGGTGGCCGCCAGCGGCATCAAGATCATCTGCTACAATTTCATGCCTGTGGTCGATTGGTGCCGTACCGATCTCGAATGGGAGCTGCCGAACGGCGCCCGCGCCATGCGCTTCGACCAGGACCGCTTTGCGGCGTTCGAGCTGCATATCCTGGAGCGGCCTGCGGCCGCGCAGGAATACTCGCCAGAGCAGCAGGCGCGCGCGAAAGCGCTATTCGAGAAGATGAGCCAGGCCGACATCGACTATCTCGTCATGGTCATCGCCAGTGCGCTGCCCGGCTCGACGACCGAGCCGATGACCATCCCGCAGTTCCGCGACCGGCTGGAGACCTATCGCGACATCACGCCAAAAATCCTGCGGCAGCATCTCGCCGAATTCCTTGCGCGCGTGGCGCCGGTCGCCGAGCAACTCGGCGTCTCGCTGACGCTGCATCCGGATGATCCGCCGCGGCCGCTGTTCGGTCTGCCGCGCATTGCTTCGTCTGCCGACGATTACCAGGCGCTGTTCGACGCCGTGCCATCGAAGGCGAACGGCATCTGCCTGTGCACGGGCTCGCTCGGCGTGCGCGCCGAGAACAACCTGCCTGAGATGGCCGAGCGCTTCGGCCCGCGCATTGCCTTTGCGCATCTGCGTGCGACCAAGCGCGAGGCAGACGGCCTGTCGTTCTACGAGTCCGATCATCTCGACGGCGACGTCGACATGGTCGCCGTGCTCAAGGCGCTTTTGAAGGAGAACGCGCGGCGCGCCCCCGACAAGCGGATCGTGTTCCGGCCCGATCACGGCCACCGCATGCTCGACGATCTCGCCGCCACCAAGCGCACCAATCCCGGCTACACCGCGATCGGCCGCCTGCGCGGCCTCGCTGAGCTGCGCGGTGCAATCAGGGCGATCGAGCATCGATAG
- a CDS encoding TRAP transporter small permease: protein MSTAEIHRQITADEIAHTFEEEATPKVDLGIYAFEDWVALVIFWVMALAVFLQFFTRYVLNDSYAWTEEIATYCLIGVVFIGASMCVRLSRHIQVDLIYRYLPHMVARTMSTLIDLIRIAFFGYAIKLVWVYIQIIGDESMTTINLPKDYVYYAVLAGFVLMFVRSLQVALQHLRQGYSILERPGAYDGFEG, encoded by the coding sequence ATGTCCACCGCCGAAATACACCGGCAGATCACCGCGGACGAGATCGCCCACACCTTCGAGGAGGAGGCGACGCCGAAGGTCGATCTCGGCATCTACGCCTTCGAGGACTGGGTGGCGCTGGTGATCTTCTGGGTGATGGCGCTTGCCGTCTTCCTCCAGTTCTTCACCCGCTACGTCCTCAACGACAGCTATGCCTGGACCGAGGAGATCGCGACCTATTGCCTGATCGGCGTGGTCTTCATCGGCGCCTCGATGTGTGTGCGGCTGTCGCGGCATATCCAGGTCGACCTGATCTACCGCTACCTGCCGCACATGGTGGCGCGCACGATGTCCACACTGATCGACCTGATCCGGATCGCCTTCTTCGGTTACGCCATCAAGCTGGTCTGGGTCTACATCCAGATCATCGGCGATGAGTCAATGACCACGATCAATCTTCCCAAGGACTACGTCTATTACGCCGTGCTCGCCGGCTTCGTGCTGATGTTCGTGCGCTCGCTGCAGGTGGCGCTGCAGCATCTGCGGCAGGGCTATTCGATCCTCGAACGCCCCGGCGCCTACGACGGTTTTGAAGGATAG
- a CDS encoding lipase family protein: MSFLVELPLSEYNRNAFADFNKASGNFDPDVARAMMWMSQLAYETHVPQTITAVSGFWTLSNVKLLMQPAKSTLPVSDTRGVIAQRDGATIVAFAGTDPLILKNWVSDFYLGRPKGDVHQGFKDAAAAVWDDVRTALIAASGAGSPIFITGHSLGAALAVVTADRARSEPAIARPQVYLYGCPRVCRVDAAAAYNATLGPTTYRLVHGNDIVPTVPPPQLGFQHVGRYLACGPGAKFVASQLAPNSNSDEPLPTTGGFAGLTQQLENLVVGFSPSRRMDMIGRLSQLLLPGIGDHLPDRYYDALP; the protein is encoded by the coding sequence ATGAGCTTCCTGGTCGAACTTCCTCTCAGTGAATACAATCGGAACGCGTTCGCGGACTTCAACAAGGCGTCCGGCAATTTTGATCCTGACGTCGCGCGCGCGATGATGTGGATGTCGCAGCTCGCCTACGAGACCCACGTCCCGCAAACGATTACCGCGGTGTCCGGCTTCTGGACGCTGTCGAACGTCAAGCTGTTGATGCAGCCCGCGAAATCGACGCTCCCCGTCTCGGACACCCGCGGCGTTATCGCCCAGCGGGACGGCGCGACCATCGTCGCGTTCGCCGGCACCGATCCGCTCATTCTCAAGAATTGGGTCAGTGACTTCTATCTCGGTCGTCCGAAGGGCGATGTCCACCAAGGCTTCAAAGATGCCGCCGCGGCCGTTTGGGACGATGTGCGAACGGCGCTGATTGCGGCGTCTGGCGCGGGCTCGCCCATATTCATCACCGGACACAGCCTGGGAGCGGCACTTGCCGTCGTCACGGCCGATCGCGCGCGTAGCGAGCCTGCGATTGCGCGTCCGCAAGTCTATCTTTACGGCTGCCCGCGCGTCTGTCGCGTCGATGCCGCGGCCGCCTACAACGCGACGCTCGGGCCTACGACCTATCGCCTGGTCCACGGCAACGATATCGTCCCGACCGTCCCGCCACCACAGCTCGGTTTCCAGCATGTCGGGCGCTATTTGGCATGCGGCCCGGGTGCGAAATTCGTCGCCAGTCAACTTGCGCCGAACAGCAATTCCGACGAGCCGTTGCCGACGACCGGGGGCTTCGCTGGCCTAACCCAGCAGCTTGAAAATCTCGTCGTAGGGTTTTCCCCGAGCAGGCGCATGGATATGATCGGTCGGCTCTCCCAGTTACTGCTGCCCGGCATCGGTGATCATCTGCCGGATCGATATTACGACGCGTTGCCCTAA
- a CDS encoding L-idonate 5-dehydrogenase gives MTSVALAATLFGPEDLRMIEHPLDKLADGMVRIRFGAGGICGSDMHYFRHARTGDFVVKSPLVLGHEISGEVVEIAGSATNLKVGDRVAVNPSRWCGHCVACREGRPNLCENIYFMGSASKTPHMQGGFANYFDAIPAQCVKIPDHVSYQAAALAEPLAVCLHAVARAGNIEGKRGIIFGAGPIGLLIMLAAHRAGMADITVADIAPAPLAFATKLGASHVENVSGGEEGLKAQAATRPYDVAFEVSGTAAGLASAIGIVRRGGVVVQIGNLPGGQIPTPSNAVMAKEIDLRGSFRFGFEFMTAVELIGAGSVDVLSLVTAERPLSTAPDALRLALDRSQSVKVVLTAN, from the coding sequence ATGACCTCCGTAGCTCTCGCCGCAACCCTGTTCGGCCCCGAAGATTTGCGCATGATTGAGCATCCGCTCGACAAGCTCGCGGACGGGATGGTGCGCATCCGCTTCGGCGCCGGCGGCATCTGCGGCTCCGACATGCACTACTTCCGGCATGCCCGCACCGGCGACTTCGTGGTGAAGTCGCCGTTGGTGCTGGGCCACGAGATCTCGGGCGAGGTCGTGGAGATCGCAGGCTCCGCCACCAATTTGAAGGTCGGCGACCGCGTCGCCGTCAATCCGTCGCGCTGGTGCGGCCATTGCGTCGCCTGCCGCGAAGGCCGGCCCAATCTTTGCGAGAACATCTACTTCATGGGCTCGGCCTCGAAGACGCCGCACATGCAGGGCGGCTTTGCCAATTATTTCGATGCGATCCCGGCGCAGTGCGTGAAGATTCCGGATCACGTCTCCTATCAGGCCGCGGCGCTCGCCGAGCCGCTCGCGGTCTGCCTGCACGCGGTGGCACGCGCCGGCAACATCGAAGGCAAGCGCGGCATCATCTTCGGCGCCGGCCCGATCGGGCTTCTGATCATGCTCGCCGCGCACCGCGCCGGCATGGCCGACATTACGGTCGCCGACATCGCGCCGGCGCCGCTCGCTTTCGCGACCAAGCTTGGTGCGTCCCACGTCGAGAACGTGTCGGGTGGGGAAGAGGGCCTGAAGGCGCAGGCCGCGACGCGTCCCTATGACGTCGCCTTCGAAGTCTCGGGTACGGCCGCCGGCCTTGCGAGCGCCATTGGCATCGTCAGGCGTGGCGGCGTCGTGGTGCAGATCGGCAATCTGCCGGGCGGCCAGATCCCGACGCCGTCGAACGCGGTGATGGCCAAGGAGATCGACCTGCGCGGCTCGTTCCGCTTCGGATTCGAGTTCATGACCGCGGTGGAACTGATCGGCGCAGGCAGCGTCGATGTGCTGTCGCTGGTCACCGCCGAGCGGCCGCTGTCGACCGCGCCGGATGCGCTGCGGCTGGCGCTCGACCGCTCGCAGAGTGTCAAGGTCGTGCTGACCGCGAACTGA
- a CDS encoding TRAP transporter large permease, whose protein sequence is MLLLLGGFLILMLIGVPVAIAMAASSLLYILVSGVTPDVTLAQRMIAGVESFPLLAVPFFILAGNLMNIAGVTGRIYKFAVALVGWMRGGLGHVNIIGSVIFSGMSGTAIADAAGLGTIEIKAMKDHGYSTEFSVGVTAASATLGPIIPPSLPFVIYGMMANVSIGALFLGGVIPGIVMTLLMMATVTYFAHKNKWGSDTPFSWPQLGSAGLEIAIVLAFPLAIWLMVMAGMSTNMAVVIGLGTLLIIDWYFDFSAVMALMAPVILIGGMTLGWFTPTEAAVAAVIWSLFLGLVRYRTMTLKTVAKATFDTIETTASVLFIVTAASIFAWLLTVSQAAQMLSDWMLSITHNKWVFLALANILILFVGCFIDTTAAITILVPILLPIVLKLGIDPIHFGLIMTLNLMIGLLHPPLGMVLFVLARVAKLSVERTTVAILPWLVPLLLALIAITYIPELTLWLPKYMGLSK, encoded by the coding sequence ATGCTGTTGCTGCTTGGGGGCTTCCTCATCCTGATGCTGATCGGCGTTCCCGTGGCGATCGCCATGGCTGCGTCGTCGCTACTCTACATCCTGGTCAGCGGCGTGACGCCCGACGTCACGCTGGCGCAGCGCATGATCGCCGGCGTCGAGAGCTTTCCGCTGCTCGCCGTGCCGTTCTTCATCCTCGCCGGCAATCTCATGAACATCGCCGGCGTCACCGGCCGCATCTACAAGTTCGCAGTCGCGCTGGTCGGCTGGATGCGCGGCGGCCTCGGTCACGTCAACATCATCGGCTCGGTGATCTTCTCCGGCATGTCCGGCACGGCCATTGCGGACGCCGCCGGTCTCGGCACCATCGAGATCAAGGCGATGAAGGACCACGGCTACTCCACCGAATTCTCGGTCGGCGTCACTGCGGCGTCTGCAACGCTTGGCCCGATCATCCCGCCGTCGCTGCCTTTCGTGATCTACGGCATGATGGCCAATGTCTCGATCGGCGCGCTGTTCCTCGGCGGCGTCATTCCCGGCATCGTCATGACGCTGCTGATGATGGCGACGGTCACCTATTTCGCGCACAAGAACAAATGGGGCAGCGACACGCCGTTCTCCTGGCCGCAGCTCGGCTCGGCCGGCCTCGAGATCGCGATCGTGCTGGCGTTCCCGCTCGCGATCTGGCTGATGGTGATGGCGGGCATGTCGACCAACATGGCGGTCGTCATCGGTCTCGGCACGCTGCTCATCATCGACTGGTATTTCGACTTCTCGGCGGTGATGGCGCTGATGGCGCCGGTGATCCTGATCGGCGGCATGACGCTCGGCTGGTTCACGCCGACGGAAGCCGCGGTCGCCGCCGTGATCTGGTCGCTGTTCCTCGGCCTCGTCCGCTATCGCACCATGACCCTGAAGACGGTGGCGAAGGCGACCTTCGACACCATCGAGACCACGGCCTCGGTGCTCTTCATTGTCACGGCGGCGTCGATCTTCGCCTGGCTGCTGACGGTGTCGCAGGCCGCCCAGATGCTGTCGGACTGGATGCTCAGCATCACCCATAACAAATGGGTGTTCCTGGCGCTCGCCAACATCCTGATCCTCTTCGTCGGCTGCTTCATCGACACCACGGCGGCGATCACCATCCTGGTGCCGATCCTGCTGCCGATCGTGCTCAAGCTCGGCATCGATCCGATCCATTTCGGCTTGATCATGACGCTGAACCTGATGATCGGCCTGTTGCATCCGCCGCTCGGCATGGTGCTGTTCGTGCTCGCTCGCGTCGCCAAGCTCTCGGTCGAGCGCACGACGGTCGCGATCCTGCCCTGGCTGGTGCCGCTGCTGCTCGCGCTGATCGCAATCACCTACATTCCCGAACTGACCCTCTGGCTGCCTAAATATATGGGACTCTCCAAATGA